The region CCTAGTCTAAGGTACGCATCAATTATATTTGCACATACAATAATGCTTTCAATATTCGATTCAGATTCTACAGCTGAATTTAGGAGATCATGGGATGCACATAATGACGCAAGAAACTGATCGTACTTATCAAGATTTACAGCTAAAGGTCTGTCTTTTTCTGGAACAATTGTAATTGATTTTAATACAGCCTTAACAATCTCGAGCTGTTTAGTTACTCTTACATCACCTTGAAGCTCATGGTTATATATATACTTTCCGATCAATGCTTGATCGTCAATCTGACCGCAAAAAAGATGGGCATTAAACTCTTCATCATCCATTCTTGAGTGTGACCAACCAGATTTAGAGTTCCCCTTATTATTGGGAGCAAGCTCAGTCAATGGGTAGCAGCTTAATTGAAAGCATCCAACAAAATATTCATATAATTCAAAGCTATAAGGAGACTCTTCCTCAACATCTTCAAAAGCTGAGTTTTTATACTGCCATTCTATTGGAATCTGCATAATCAAAATTCCATTTGGTTCAGTCCAATGTTTCATTCATGATATCCAAGTTTAGAGCAAGTGAAATCTAACGCCTCATTAAGAGGCTAAAATGGAGCGAAGCGAACAGCACGCTGTATTTTAGTCCTGCTTGAATGACTTGTGTACGCCCAGTATGGGCATGAACTAATGAGGTGAAAGTCCTCTGTAGGAAGATCACCGTTACTCTTTCTAAAAGAGAATAACTTACTGTTATTAAACGCTAACTACTAGCGAATGGCAAGGGCTTAGCCGCGAGGCTTGGTCTGAATGACTGATATGTTGCTCCTGCAATATCTGCATTTCCACCATCCTTGGTGGTCAAGCCGCTAGCCCTATTTACGATTAAAGAGTGCGAGCTGATGAACAAGAACATCATATGAGGCGTAGGCTAGAGGTGAGTTGGCACAAGACGACGAAACCACGTGATCTAATAAACAGTTAACTAAGCCACCCATAGTTAAAACACTGACGTCATGCCCATACTTTTTTGCTAGTCTTCGCCAGTAATGACAGCTGCCACATCCTTCCATTGGGACTATTGATGTAGTCGATTTTGCCAGCAGTTCTTAGCTTCTTAGGACTAATGGCCTTATTTAATATTAACTCGCCATGTCTATCTATCTATCTATCTATCTATCTATCTATCTATCTATCTATCTATCTATCTATCTATCTATCTATCTATCTATCTATCTATCTTACAAATCTGGATAACGTTTTTTGCTAAATCAAGACCGATGATCTGAGTATTTATCATAAAGAACTCCTGTATTTTGTCATTCGAACCATCTTACCTTAGTTAATAGGATGGTGGAGTTCATACATCGATTAACAGCCTGTAACTCAATGTACAAGATACCTTTTTTGCTCAAAATATTTATCTGTCAATAAAATCACTTGGTTTAGTGAATCAAAAACAGCAGTTTTAATTACAGTTAATTCTTTATGAGTAGAATTACGGCAACATTCCTTAAACATAACCTCGCCATGTGCAATTTTGTTTCTCTTGTTTTTGACTATGACCAACTTTTCTTTATTTAAACTCGTTATTTTTCCTATTCCATAACGCCCCATTATTTTACTTAACTCTCTGGCATCGAGGTTGCCTGAAAAAAGGTTTATCTTTTTTGTAAGCTCATCAAAATCAGGAAATGTAAGAGAGTTACCAATAATCAAATTCAAAACTACTTGTTGCTTTTTTTTACTTTCATTGAACATATAGTATTCAACATAAAGCTTTTTTAGTTGCTCTGACAATTCTGAATATTGGTGACGAGAAACTTTCTCATGAACTCTCTCGAGTATTAAGACCGCTGTAGATTCTATTACATTGTAAAGAAGTATAATGAATGCCGATTTTAATATTGCTACTTTATTCACACTTCCTGTTTCGTTAGAAACATCTTGAATGTGATTAATTAAAATTTCTGCTTCCAGTCGTTTCTCTTCAAAATCATATTTAATAGTATACAAGGCTGCCACCTACCTATTAATTAACTGACGTTTTACAAAATCTATGCGCTTGTTAATTTTATCTGGGCTATGAGTACGGTGCGTACCAGAGATTAGACGTTTGAAACTTTGATCTTTAAGCCACTCACCTGCGTCCAGTTTTGATGTATTAAGGGCATTACCGTTTTGAAGAGCTAAATGTACACCAACAGAAATTGCTTCAAAGAGAATTCGAGTTATTGAACTTCCATGTTTCTTACGAAAGCCACTTTCAAAAACATCATCAACAAACTTTAACATATCATTAAATTGCTTCTGTTTTATTTCCTTTTCGTCAGAAGTAAAAGTCTTATTTTTAGCTTCCATATATTCGTCGAGCATTACACCAATGCCTCGTCCGTATGTAGGAAATTTAGGATATGTGTCCATTAATGCGAAAAACCTAAGAATTAACTCTTCGTGTTCTTGTCTATTTATTACACTTTTCCCTAAAGGAGCTAACTTAACAAGCAATTGATTTTTTGCACATTCTTTGTAAATAAAATCATTAAAGGTTCCTGGATAAATACCTTTCCTCTTCTCCATGTTACGTAGT is a window of Shewanella sp. VB17 DNA encoding:
- a CDS encoding MAE_28990/MAE_18760 family HEPN-like nuclease codes for the protein MYTIKYDFEEKRLEAEILINHIQDVSNETGSVNKVAILKSAFIILLYNVIESTAVLILERVHEKVSRHQYSELSEQLKKLYVEYYMFNESKKKQQVVLNLIIGNSLTFPDFDELTKKINLFSGNLDARELSKIMGRYGIGKITSLNKEKLVIVKNKRNKIAHGEVMFKECCRNSTHKELTVIKTAVFDSLNQVILLTDKYFEQKRYLVH
- a CDS encoding DUF262 domain-containing protein; this encodes MLSEQKLTDIEKQILDEKKTVDFDTREFTIEFLVQKYLTDIETEENDIFVPEYQRDFVWDEVRQSRLIESITLGLPIPIVFMAEDAQGRLEIVDGSQRIRTLAAFISDDLKLMRLEKLTELNDLTFSDLPKSRQKKIKNTPIRMIVLSESATEEVRNDLFERINRGSDLLRNMEKRKGIYPGTFNDFIYKECAKNQLLVKLAPLGKSVINRQEHEELILRFFALMDTYPKFPTYGRGIGVMLDEYMEAKNKTFTSDEKEIKQKQFNDMLKFVDDVFESGFRKKHGSSITRILFEAISVGVHLALQNGNALNTSKLDAGEWLKDQSFKRLISGTHRTHSPDKINKRIDFVKRQLINR